A stretch of the Camarhynchus parvulus chromosome 4, STF_HiC, whole genome shotgun sequence genome encodes the following:
- the SLC20A2 gene encoding sodium-dependent phosphate transporter 2 isoform X2, which translates to MAMDEYLWMVIVGFIIAFILAFSVGANDVANSFGTAVGSGVVTLRQACILASVFETTGSVLLGAKVGETIRKGIIDVNLYNNTVPLLMAGEVSAMVGSAVWQLIASFLKLPISGTHCIVGATIGFSLVAIGTQGVQWMQLVKIVASWFISPLLSGLMSGILFVLIRFFILNKEDPVPNGLRALPVFYAATIAINVFSIMYTGAPVLGLILPMWAIALISIGVSLVFAVLVWIFVCPWMKRKIESRLKKDAALSRISDESLDKIQEEETPVFKELPGAKASDESTIPLTGSVTEAAGASDNIANGNHPRVPYGRAFSVTHTSVKSPVSNGTFSFDGHVRSDGHVYHTVHKDSGLYKDLLHKIHLDRANDERPTAENNYKLLRRNNSYTCYTAAICGMPVHSSFKAADTSTPEDSEKLVGDTVSYSKKRVRYDSYSSYCNAVAEAEIEAEEGGVEMKLASELTDPNRPPVDPVEEDKEEKDTSQVHLLFHFLQILTACFGSFAHGGNDVSNAIGPLVALWLIYEQGAVMQEASTPIWLLFYGGVGICVGLWVWGRRVIQTMGKDLTPITPSSGFCIEVMCALTVLVASNVGIPISSTHCKVGSVVAVGWIRSKKAVDWRLFRNIFLAWFVTVPVAGLFSAGVMALLMYGILPYI; encoded by the exons ATGGCAATGGATGAGTACCTGTGGATGGTCATTGTGGGTTTTatcattgcttttattttagctttttcgGTTGGTGCCAATGATGTTGCAAATTCTTTCGGAACGGCCGTGGGCTCTGGTGTTGTTACTTTACGCCAGGCTTGCATTTTGGCTTCAGTTTTTGAAACCACTGGCTCAGTGTTACTGGGAGCAAAAGTAGGAGAAACAATTCGGAAAGGTATCATTGATGTTAACCTGTACAACAACACTGTCCCGCTGCTGATGGCAGGAGAAGTGAGTGCAATGGTTG GTTCTGCTGTTTGGCAGCTAATTGCATCGTTCTTGAAGCTCCCAATATCAGGGACCCATTGCATTGTAGGTGCTACAATTGGATTTTCTCTGGTGGCAATTGGCACTCAGGGTGTGCAGTGGATGCAGCTTGTCAAGATTG TTGCCTCTTGGTTTATTTCCCCACTGTTATCTGGCTTGATGTCTGGAATCCTATTTGTGCTGATCAGattcttcattttaaacaaG GAAGACCCCGTGCCCAATGGTCTCCGCGCGCTCCCGGTGTTTTATGCTGCTACCATAGCTATTAATGTGTTTTCCATCATGTACACTGGGGCACCAG TACTGGGACTGATACTGCCAATGTGGGCCATTGCTCTAATATCAATTGGTGTGTCCTTAGTGTTTGCTGTCTTAGTCTGGATTTTTGTGTGTCCCtggatgaagagaaaaatagaaa GCCGGTTAAAGAAAGATGCTGCACTGTCAAGGATATCAGATGAAAGTCTTGATAAAATTCAGGAAGAAGAAACACCAGTCTTTAAAGAGCTTCCTGGTGCCAAAGCCTCTGATGAGAGCACGATTCCCCTTACTGGCTCAGTTACAGAAGCTGCTGGGGCATCAGATAATATTGCAAATGGAAACCATCCACGTGTACCCTATG GAAGGGCATTTTCAGTGACGCACACCTCGGTGAAATCACCTGTTTCCAATGGCACCTTCAGCTTCGATGGCCACGTGAGGAGCGATGGCCACGTGTATCACACTGTGCACAAGGACTCAGGTTTATACAAAGACTTGCTCCACAAAATACACCTGGACAGGGCCAACGATGAGAGGCCCACTGCAGAAAACAACTACAAACTCTTACGGCGCAACAACAGCTACACCTGTTACACTGCTGCTATCTGTGGCATGCCCGTGCATTCCTCCTTTAAGGCAGCGGATACATCTACTCCAGAGGACAGCGAGAAGCTGGTGGGAGACACGGTTTCCTACTCCAAGAAGCGAGTCCGCTACGACAGCTACTCCAGCTACTGCAATGCAGTGGCGGAGGCGGAGATTGAGGCGGAGGAAGGCGGGGTGGAAATGAAGCTGGCCTCTGAACTCACGGATCCCAACCGGCCCCCCGTTGATCCCGTGGAAgaggacaaggaagagaaaGACACCTCTCAGGTCCATCTACTTTTCCACTTCCTCCAGATCTTAACAGCCTGCTTTGGATCCTTTGCCCATGGAGGCAATGATGTCAG CAATGCCATCGGTCCCCTTGTTGCACTCTGGCTTATCTATGAGCAAGGTGCCGTAATGCAGGAAGCATCCACTCCCATCTGGCTGCTGTTCTATGGAGGTGTTGGCATCTGTGTGGGCCTCTGGGTCTGGGGAAGAAGAGTTATCCAGACTATGGGTAAAGACCTCACTCCAATCACACCGTCAAG tGGATTTTGCATTGAAGTAATGTGTGCGCTAACGGTACTTGTAGCCTCAAATGTGGGTATTCCAATAAGCTCCACCCATTGCAAG GTTGGCTCCGTGGTGGCCGTGGGCTGGATCCGCTCCAAGAAAGCCGTGGACTGGCGCCTGTTCCGCAACATCTTCCTGGCCTGGTTTGTGACTGTGCCCGTGGCCGGCCTGTTCAGCGCCGGCGTGATGGCGCTGCTGATGTACGGGATCCTGCCTTACATCTGA
- the SLC20A2 gene encoding sodium-dependent phosphate transporter 2 isoform X1 — translation MAMDEYLWMVIVGFIIAFILAFSVGANDVANSFGTAVGSGVVTLRQACILASVFETTGSVLLGAKVGETIRKGIIDVNLYNNTVPLLMAGEVSAMVGSAVWQLIASFLKLPISGTHCIVGATIGFSLVAIGTQGVQWMQLVKIVASWFISPLLSGLMSGILFVLIRFFILNKEDPVPNGLRALPVFYAATIAINVFSIMYTGAPVLGLILPMWAIALISIGVSLVFAVLVWIFVCPWMKRKIESRLKKDAALSRISDESLDKIQEEETPVFKELPGAKASDESTIPLTGSVTEAAGASDNIANGNHPRVPYGRAFSVTHTSVKSPVSNGTFSFDGHVRSDGHVYHTVHKDSGLYKDLLHKIHLDRANDERPTAENNYKLLRRNNSYTCYTAAICGMPVHSSFKAADTSTPEDSEKLVGDTVSYSKKRVRYDSYSSYCNAVAEAEIEAEEGGVEMKLASELTDPNRPPVDPVEEDKEEKDTSQVHLLFHFLQILTACFGSFAHGGNDVSNAIGPLVALWLIYEQGAVMQEASTPIWLLFYGGVGICVGLWVWGRRVIQTMGKDLTPITPSSGFTIELASAFTVVVASNVGLPVSTTHCKVGSVVAVGWIRSKKAVDWRLFRNIFLAWFVTVPVAGLFSAGVMALLMYGILPYI, via the exons ATGGCAATGGATGAGTACCTGTGGATGGTCATTGTGGGTTTTatcattgcttttattttagctttttcgGTTGGTGCCAATGATGTTGCAAATTCTTTCGGAACGGCCGTGGGCTCTGGTGTTGTTACTTTACGCCAGGCTTGCATTTTGGCTTCAGTTTTTGAAACCACTGGCTCAGTGTTACTGGGAGCAAAAGTAGGAGAAACAATTCGGAAAGGTATCATTGATGTTAACCTGTACAACAACACTGTCCCGCTGCTGATGGCAGGAGAAGTGAGTGCAATGGTTG GTTCTGCTGTTTGGCAGCTAATTGCATCGTTCTTGAAGCTCCCAATATCAGGGACCCATTGCATTGTAGGTGCTACAATTGGATTTTCTCTGGTGGCAATTGGCACTCAGGGTGTGCAGTGGATGCAGCTTGTCAAGATTG TTGCCTCTTGGTTTATTTCCCCACTGTTATCTGGCTTGATGTCTGGAATCCTATTTGTGCTGATCAGattcttcattttaaacaaG GAAGACCCCGTGCCCAATGGTCTCCGCGCGCTCCCGGTGTTTTATGCTGCTACCATAGCTATTAATGTGTTTTCCATCATGTACACTGGGGCACCAG TACTGGGACTGATACTGCCAATGTGGGCCATTGCTCTAATATCAATTGGTGTGTCCTTAGTGTTTGCTGTCTTAGTCTGGATTTTTGTGTGTCCCtggatgaagagaaaaatagaaa GCCGGTTAAAGAAAGATGCTGCACTGTCAAGGATATCAGATGAAAGTCTTGATAAAATTCAGGAAGAAGAAACACCAGTCTTTAAAGAGCTTCCTGGTGCCAAAGCCTCTGATGAGAGCACGATTCCCCTTACTGGCTCAGTTACAGAAGCTGCTGGGGCATCAGATAATATTGCAAATGGAAACCATCCACGTGTACCCTATG GAAGGGCATTTTCAGTGACGCACACCTCGGTGAAATCACCTGTTTCCAATGGCACCTTCAGCTTCGATGGCCACGTGAGGAGCGATGGCCACGTGTATCACACTGTGCACAAGGACTCAGGTTTATACAAAGACTTGCTCCACAAAATACACCTGGACAGGGCCAACGATGAGAGGCCCACTGCAGAAAACAACTACAAACTCTTACGGCGCAACAACAGCTACACCTGTTACACTGCTGCTATCTGTGGCATGCCCGTGCATTCCTCCTTTAAGGCAGCGGATACATCTACTCCAGAGGACAGCGAGAAGCTGGTGGGAGACACGGTTTCCTACTCCAAGAAGCGAGTCCGCTACGACAGCTACTCCAGCTACTGCAATGCAGTGGCGGAGGCGGAGATTGAGGCGGAGGAAGGCGGGGTGGAAATGAAGCTGGCCTCTGAACTCACGGATCCCAACCGGCCCCCCGTTGATCCCGTGGAAgaggacaaggaagagaaaGACACCTCTCAGGTCCATCTACTTTTCCACTTCCTCCAGATCTTAACAGCCTGCTTTGGATCCTTTGCCCATGGAGGCAATGATGTCAG CAATGCCATCGGTCCCCTTGTTGCACTCTGGCTTATCTATGAGCAAGGTGCCGTAATGCAGGAAGCATCCACTCCCATCTGGCTGCTGTTCTATGGAGGTGTTGGCATCTGTGTGGGCCTCTGGGTCTGGGGAAGAAGAGTTATCCAGACTATGGGTAAAGACCTCACTCCAATCACACCGTCAAG TGGATTCACTATTGAGTTGGCTTCGGCGTTCACAGTTGTGGTAGCTTCCAATGTTGGACTTCCTGTCAGTACTACACACTGCAAG GTTGGCTCCGTGGTGGCCGTGGGCTGGATCCGCTCCAAGAAAGCCGTGGACTGGCGCCTGTTCCGCAACATCTTCCTGGCCTGGTTTGTGACTGTGCCCGTGGCCGGCCTGTTCAGCGCCGGCGTGATGGCGCTGCTGATGTACGGGATCCTGCCTTACATCTGA